A window of the Tunturibacter empetritectus genome harbors these coding sequences:
- a CDS encoding heavy-metal-associated domain-containing protein, translated as MKIAIAGILGMCALTAQGQYKQINLTVFGMDCPPCAFAIRLSMKNVRGVSGVDVDLNKGLVAIKLTAGSTAELRQFNEAVEKNGFAHQDADVLVEGVLSGSPKAPLLQVTGTNDRYALMPFAQGVDVTSLLGKSIIVQGVLPQSAKGKVPVTLRYKTIAVPQ; from the coding sequence ATGAAGATCGCAATTGCCGGAATCCTTGGAATGTGTGCGCTGACCGCTCAGGGCCAGTACAAGCAGATTAATTTGACTGTCTTCGGAATGGACTGTCCTCCGTGCGCCTTCGCAATCCGGCTCTCTATGAAGAACGTCCGTGGGGTCAGCGGCGTTGATGTCGACCTGAACAAGGGGCTGGTCGCGATCAAATTGACAGCTGGAAGTACAGCTGAGCTGAGACAGTTCAACGAGGCCGTGGAAAAGAACGGCTTCGCACATCAAGATGCAGATGTGCTTGTCGAGGGTGTTCTATCAGGCTCGCCGAAAGCACCGCTCCTGCAGGTAACGGGCACAAACGATCGCTACGCACTAATGCCGTTCGCTCAAGGAGTCGATGTTACATCCCTATTGGGAAAGTCGATAATCGTACAAGGTGTATTACCTCAGTCGGCGAAAGGTAAGGTTCCGGTCACCCTTCGATACAAGACGATCGCGGTGCCCCAATGA
- a CDS encoding sensor histidine kinase: MSKHKVWTFAIAGILISMSFMMTYWMAPRMREGEACIEDDPTMCGRVSKFSRMLLWGSATIWSFGFFMAYVLGGILEWYQFVWFRLLCGLLVIAIGCWLYLYRLRLRAASMKMRFDERLEERSRLARDLHDTLLQTIQGGKLVADNEKNNVQEPAAKIALHRLSSWLERAVLEGRAALDSLRVSTTESNHLAGSLREAFEGCNAQMELELLVIGANKEMHPIARDEVYKIGHEAILNACNHSRGKRLIVELVYDQNMLLRIQDDGEGIAPHILQAGRSGHYGLIGMRERAARIGAKHTVVCSETGTIVTLFVPGEAIFIA, encoded by the coding sequence ATGTCGAAGCATAAAGTGTGGACGTTCGCTATCGCCGGCATACTCATCAGCATGAGCTTCATGATGACGTATTGGATGGCTCCTCGGATGAGAGAGGGGGAAGCTTGCATAGAAGATGATCCGACGATGTGCGGGCGAGTAAGCAAGTTCAGCCGTATGCTGCTGTGGGGTTCAGCTACGATTTGGTCTTTCGGTTTCTTCATGGCCTACGTCCTGGGGGGCATACTGGAGTGGTACCAATTTGTATGGTTTCGCCTGCTGTGTGGCCTCCTTGTGATTGCAATCGGCTGCTGGCTATATCTGTATCGACTCCGCCTCCGAGCTGCATCGATGAAGATGCGCTTTGATGAACGGCTCGAAGAGAGGTCTCGTCTAGCGCGCGATCTGCACGATACGTTGCTGCAAACCATTCAAGGTGGAAAACTCGTCGCTGACAATGAAAAGAATAATGTGCAGGAGCCCGCGGCAAAGATTGCTCTTCATCGTCTCTCTTCCTGGTTGGAGCGAGCTGTCCTTGAAGGCAGAGCTGCTTTAGACTCTCTTCGCGTTTCTACAACCGAGAGCAATCACCTCGCCGGCTCTTTGCGTGAGGCTTTCGAAGGCTGTAATGCTCAGATGGAGTTGGAATTGTTAGTGATAGGTGCGAACAAAGAAATGCATCCAATCGCACGAGATGAGGTTTACAAAATTGGACATGAAGCCATACTGAACGCCTGCAATCATTCCAGAGGTAAACGTCTCATCGTCGAGCTTGTCTACGATCAAAATATGCTCCTGCGAATCCAAGATGATGGCGAAGGCATCGCCCCACACATCCTGCAAGCCGGCAGATCGGGCCATTACGGGTTGATCGGAATGCGCGAGAGAGCTGCTCGTATCGGAGCAAAGCACACGGTCGTGTGTTCGGAGACAGGTACAATAGTTACCTTGTTTGTGCCAGGCGAGGCGATCTTCATCGCCTGA
- a CDS encoding sensor histidine kinase: MNTITSLASTTDGELWAGMKRSGHGAGLLRRTNGHWTSYTVPRIDGRIFSVSALLPEQNGALWIGTDDKGLYRVVDGRLDHFDAIDGLSDRNVLSIFEDHERGIWVVTPKGIDHFRDYAVISFTASEGSLADHANGVATDRRGSVYMGSRTLAQLSGKTLIQLRDNKGRLLEDVQFLFTDLRDNVWIGSGDRLFVKRDQRIASEVPGFPTGKGDYVVYITEDHVHDIWASVENLETHNSSLIQIRNYRVIDRFDVSYFAGKQVMNALAPNAAGGIWIGGSVHGLFSFRNGRFEHVVAGGFNDRVENLMEDSDGALWIVTQQGFIRYFEGQARSLTMASGMPCNSGVNIHDDGRGFKWFYLHCGIVRVSYSDLAAWWQNPAKRVHARVFDALEGARPNLSNGNPAQTPDGKIWSASDYDFQIIDPQHLPFNELPPPVKLERLIVDGNDVSVGQHLKLPVHPRQIELDYAALSYVIPERVRFRYRLDGHDSNWTEVGRRRQAFYNDLKPGPYVFHVTACNNDGVCNWRGTELAFTVPPAWFQTLWFRALVVLLLLVLVFLAYVYRLRRFAKALKQRFDERLQERTRLARDLHDTLLQTIQGSKMVADNAREHLDNPRIIGRALDRLSEWLDRASIEGRAALEALRSSSVEANDLVGALHRVADDCIRGARMAISISTVGAIREMHPIARDEVYRIAYEAIRNACAHSGARHLWVELEYKRRFYLTVRDNGHGVDEDVLRSGKPGHFGLAGMRERALFMGGNFNISSSPQSGTVISVVIPGQAIYKNPSRRLRDWLGEPFQSKADPHKDESL; encoded by the coding sequence TTGAACACGATCACCAGTCTGGCCAGCACCACGGATGGTGAGCTCTGGGCTGGGATGAAACGAAGCGGGCACGGTGCCGGTCTCCTCCGTCGAACAAACGGACACTGGACCTCCTACACAGTTCCAAGAATAGACGGCCGTATCTTCTCGGTGTCCGCGCTCCTTCCAGAGCAGAATGGAGCTCTATGGATTGGAACGGATGATAAGGGTCTCTATCGAGTTGTCGATGGACGTCTGGATCACTTTGACGCGATAGACGGTCTTAGCGACCGCAACGTTCTTTCGATCTTCGAGGACCACGAACGAGGAATTTGGGTTGTCACCCCGAAGGGCATTGATCACTTTAGGGATTACGCGGTTATAAGTTTCACGGCTAGTGAAGGTTCGCTCGCGGACCATGCAAACGGTGTTGCGACGGATCGTAGAGGATCGGTCTACATGGGGAGCCGCACACTGGCTCAACTATCGGGAAAGACCCTGATTCAACTAAGGGACAATAAAGGCCGGCTGCTGGAAGATGTGCAATTCCTTTTCACGGATTTACGAGACAATGTCTGGATCGGTTCTGGGGATAGACTCTTTGTTAAGCGAGATCAGCGGATCGCTTCCGAAGTTCCTGGATTTCCGACTGGAAAAGGCGATTACGTCGTTTACATCACTGAGGATCACGTGCATGACATCTGGGCATCTGTAGAAAATCTGGAGACTCACAATTCCAGCCTGATCCAGATTCGCAACTATCGGGTGATAGACCGATTCGACGTGTCCTATTTTGCGGGAAAACAAGTGATGAACGCTCTTGCCCCCAACGCGGCGGGAGGAATTTGGATAGGCGGATCAGTGCATGGCCTGTTCTCGTTTCGTAACGGCCGATTTGAACATGTAGTCGCGGGCGGCTTCAACGACAGAGTTGAGAACCTTATGGAGGATTCAGACGGCGCTCTCTGGATCGTGACGCAGCAAGGTTTTATTCGATACTTCGAGGGGCAGGCGAGAAGCTTGACGATGGCCTCTGGGATGCCGTGCAACAGTGGGGTCAACATTCACGACGACGGTCGCGGATTCAAGTGGTTCTATCTCCATTGCGGCATCGTGCGTGTATCTTATTCCGATCTTGCCGCGTGGTGGCAAAATCCTGCCAAGCGTGTCCATGCTCGTGTCTTCGATGCGCTCGAAGGGGCACGACCAAATCTCTCAAACGGAAACCCAGCGCAAACTCCTGATGGCAAGATTTGGTCCGCCAGCGACTATGACTTCCAGATCATCGATCCGCAACACTTACCCTTCAATGAATTGCCCCCACCGGTAAAGCTGGAGCGGCTGATCGTCGATGGCAACGACGTTTCGGTCGGTCAACATCTGAAACTGCCTGTGCACCCGCGTCAGATCGAACTCGACTATGCTGCTTTGAGCTATGTGATCCCCGAACGGGTGCGCTTTCGTTATCGTTTGGATGGCCACGATTCTAACTGGACAGAGGTTGGCCGACGGCGCCAGGCGTTCTACAACGATTTGAAGCCGGGTCCTTATGTATTTCACGTTACCGCTTGCAACAATGACGGGGTATGCAACTGGCGGGGCACGGAACTTGCATTCACGGTGCCACCAGCATGGTTCCAAACTCTCTGGTTCCGGGCCTTGGTGGTGCTCTTATTGCTCGTGCTCGTATTTCTCGCATATGTATATAGGTTGCGTAGGTTCGCCAAGGCTCTCAAACAGCGCTTCGACGAACGATTGCAAGAACGGACTAGGCTCGCACGGGATCTTCACGACACGCTCCTTCAGACGATTCAAGGCAGCAAGATGGTTGCAGACAATGCGCGGGAACATCTAGATAATCCACGTATAATCGGTCGCGCGTTGGATCGACTCTCCGAATGGCTTGACCGTGCGAGCATAGAGGGTCGAGCTGCACTGGAAGCCCTGAGGAGTTCCTCGGTCGAGGCCAATGACCTGGTAGGAGCTCTTCATCGCGTGGCCGATGATTGCATCCGGGGTGCCAGAATGGCTATCAGCATTTCGACGGTAGGCGCGATTCGGGAGATGCATCCGATTGCACGCGACGAGGTTTATCGAATTGCCTATGAGGCGATCCGTAACGCATGTGCCCACTCTGGAGCGCGTCATTTATGGGTCGAACTCGAATATAAAAGACGCTTTTACCTCACGGTGCGAGACAACGGACACGGTGTCGACGAGGACGTTCTGCGTAGCGGCAAGCCGGGTCATTTCGGCTTGGCAGGGATGCGTGAGCGTGCCTTGTTTATGGGGGGCAACTTCAACATCTCAAGCTCTCCTCAGAGTGGTACGGTTATATCTGTTGTCATACCGGGTCAGGCAATCTACAAAAATCCGTCCAGGAGACTTCGCGACTGGCTAGGTGAGCCCTTCCAATCGAAAGCTGATCCCCACAAAGACGAGTCGCTCTAG
- a CDS encoding response regulator gives MPTPRQIRIMVVEDHPVFREGLNMIIAAEADMETVAQASTAEEALQEYRRTRPDVILMDQRLPGASGTEALIAIRSEFPHAKIMMLTTSSGDIEIQRALRAGATAYVLKSTPKNELLRIIRTVSTGRKHIPSDVASSVAEHMGQEDLTPRELEVLELIREGNKNKQIADQLSISETTVNFHIKNIVDKLQANDRTHAVTIALRRGLLQI, from the coding sequence ATGCCTACACCCAGACAAATTCGAATCATGGTCGTTGAAGATCACCCCGTATTCCGTGAAGGGCTCAACATGATCATTGCAGCGGAAGCGGACATGGAGACCGTGGCTCAGGCATCGACCGCAGAGGAGGCACTACAAGAATATCGCCGGACCAGGCCGGATGTAATCTTAATGGATCAGAGACTGCCCGGCGCAAGTGGCACAGAAGCCTTGATCGCCATCCGAAGCGAGTTTCCTCACGCAAAGATCATGATGCTGACCACCTCAAGCGGGGACATCGAGATTCAACGTGCGCTCCGCGCGGGTGCTACCGCTTATGTCCTTAAGAGCACGCCGAAGAATGAGCTGCTGAGGATTATCCGAACTGTGTCAACGGGACGTAAGCATATTCCATCCGACGTAGCCAGCAGTGTGGCAGAGCATATGGGGCAGGAGGATCTGACGCCGCGCGAGTTGGAAGTCCTTGAACTGATCCGCGAAGGAAACAAGAACAAGCAGATCGCCGATCAATTGTCGATCTCGGAGACGACCGTTAACTTTCACATCAAAAATATCGTCGACAAGCTGCAAGCGAATGACAGGACGCATGCGGTTACGATCGCTTTGCGACGGGGTTTGCTCCAGATTTGA